CGTAGGCGAAATAGGGCGTCATAGGGGGCCTCCCCCCGGTGATGGTGTGGCGATCGAGAGGGCGCGAGGATGGCCCGAGGCGGGGTTGCAATCAAGGGTGTAAAAAAGAGCTCTGCGGGGCTGGACAGCGGGGCGCTGCGGGGGCATATTGCGCCGCCCCTTGACAATTGCCATGGTTGGTCGTGAAGGGGCGACTGCGGGGCCGTCGGGGACGGCGGGATCGACAACACGGTGCACGCCACGGGCGTGATCATGAAGGAGCGAATTGTTCAGGCTGGCGTATTCCATCTATACCCTCCTGATGGGGATCGGGCTGCTCCTGGTGGGGGGCGGCCTGCTGGGAACGGCGCTGGGCGTGCGCGCGAGCATGGACGGCGTCTCGCAATCCACCATCGGCCTCATCATGGCCGCCTACTTCGCCGGCTTCATCGTGGGGACCTACGGGGCACCGGGGATCGTGCGCCGGGTGGGCCACGTCCGCGCCTTCGCCGCCTTCGCCGCCGTGGCCTCCACTACCGGCATCCTCCACGCCATGTTTCCCGATCCGGTCGCCTGGATGTTCCTGCGACTCATCACCGGGGCGGCCTTCGTCGGGATCTACATGGTCATTGAGAGCTGGCTGGGGGAGCAGTCCACCAGTAACACCCGGGGCCAGGTCTTCGCCCTCTACATGACCATCACCCTGCTGGCCCTGGCCGGGGGGCAGTTCCTGCTCCTGGCGGGGGACGTGAGCACCTTCGTCCCCTTCGGCCTGGTGACGATCCTCATCTCCCTGGCCCTGGTCCCGGTGGCGCTGACCCGGCTGCGCGAGCCCACGCCTCTGGAGACTCCCACCCTGGGTCTGCGCCATCTGGTCAGCATCTCGCCCCTGGGGGTCGCCGGGGCCTTCTTTTCGGGGCTCGCCTACGCCGCCTTCTGGGGCATGGGGCCGGTCTTCGCCAGCGGGATCGGTCTGGACAAGATGGGCGTGGCGACCTTCATGGCCGCGACCATCCTGGGCGGGGCGCTGCTG
This region of Thiohalospira halophila DSM 15071 genomic DNA includes:
- a CDS encoding MFS transporter, which encodes MFRLAYSIYTLLMGIGLLLVGGGLLGTALGVRASMDGVSQSTIGLIMAAYFAGFIVGTYGAPGIVRRVGHVRAFAAFAAVASTTGILHAMFPDPVAWMFLRLITGAAFVGIYMVIESWLGEQSTSNTRGQVFALYMTITLLALAGGQFLLLAGDVSTFVPFGLVTILISLALVPVALTRLREPTPLETPTLGLRHLVSISPLGVAGAFFSGLAYAAFWGMGPVFASGIGLDKMGVATFMAATILGGALLQIPIGHLSDQLDRRSVIAGVGVTGSVLALALFAATFFGQGAIVLASFLYGGVMFTVYGLSVAHMNDHLHEGGVLEATQALLLVHGGGAVAGPLVAGLIMERFGSQALLFFFAVILALLAAYAFRRMHVSPHIPLEDQGDYMPMVRTTQAAAELDPRSDESELEYTAEMDDEEEPFQADHPEEEGEPEGSRA